A stretch of Pseudomonas sp. CCC3.1 DNA encodes these proteins:
- a CDS encoding heavy metal response regulator transcription factor — protein sequence MRILVVEDEPKTAEYMHQGLTESGYIVDIANTGLDGLHLAQHQAYDIVILDVNLPEMEGWEVLSQLRKTNNTRVMMVTARGRLDEKVRGLEMGADDYLVKPFEFPELLARVRTLMRRSEQTGLPEVLRVGDLELDQGRHRAFRGTQRIDLTTKEFALLHLLMRHSGEVMSRTQIISLVWDMNFDCDTNVVEVSIRRLRAKIDDPFEHKLIHTLRGVGYVLEARE from the coding sequence ATGCGAATCCTTGTTGTAGAGGACGAGCCGAAAACTGCCGAGTACATGCACCAAGGTTTAACGGAGAGCGGCTATATTGTCGATATTGCAAACACGGGTCTAGATGGGCTACACCTGGCACAACATCAAGCATATGACATTGTGATACTGGATGTTAACTTGCCCGAAATGGAGGGCTGGGAAGTACTGTCACAACTCCGGAAGACCAATAATACGAGAGTGATGATGGTCACCGCCAGAGGTCGCCTTGATGAGAAAGTTAGGGGATTGGAGATGGGCGCAGACGATTATCTGGTAAAGCCTTTTGAGTTTCCTGAGCTCCTTGCACGGGTTCGCACCCTCATGCGCCGCAGTGAGCAAACTGGCTTACCAGAAGTGTTACGCGTCGGCGATCTTGAGTTGGATCAGGGGCGCCATAGAGCCTTTCGAGGCACCCAACGAATCGATCTGACGACGAAGGAATTTGCTCTCCTTCACCTGCTGATGCGTCATAGCGGAGAGGTAATGTCGCGTACCCAAATCATCTCACTTGTGTGGGACATGAATTTCGATTGCGACACCAATGTGGTTGAGGTTTCGATTCGACGGCTTCGCGCAAAGATTGACGACCCCTTCGAGCACAAGCTGATCCACACCCTACGTGGTGTCGGCTATGTACTGGAAGCTCGCGAATGA
- a CDS encoding heavy metal sensor histidine kinase has product MRPTRLSMRLGLTVTAMSAFLVLVMAAFAYATIAHQLDLRAKDGLGEKLQQIEHSLAESSITAADIVLHPHNLRDQIIGHDNFTLTILDSSVPRRRLLNLGNNENLELPRVIASLGSPDFEQFKSPEGFEVLMAHKLVRLKNDQTVLVMLSLDRKSDAALLNAYVKSTIIALPFILLLVGGCAWLIVHRGLKPLRAFRKVAERVSARDLSHRMKVTNLPDELRDLAHAVNFMLHRLDGDVQQLAQFSDDLAHELRSPMNNLMGKAQVTLSRERPPAEYKRVLESCTEELERLSRMVSQMLFLASVSQPQAPIAFTTIDLKEEAEKVAELFSLAADEKDMELLVEGTAQTQGDRLMIQRAISNLLSNAIRHGVPGSAITISLDMRGDEVCLDVRNLGEGIEAVHLPRVFDRFYRVHASRARQQGGTGLGLAIVRSIMSLHGGRVAVESMLGTITTFSLIFPKTVWPKRARAAP; this is encoded by the coding sequence ATGAGGCCGACACGCCTGTCCATGAGGTTAGGGTTAACGGTCACGGCAATGAGCGCTTTCTTGGTGCTGGTAATGGCGGCGTTTGCCTATGCCACCATCGCACATCAGCTTGATCTACGCGCGAAGGACGGGCTAGGGGAAAAGCTTCAGCAGATCGAACACAGCTTGGCTGAGAGTTCGATCACTGCAGCCGATATCGTGCTGCATCCACATAATCTTCGCGATCAGATCATCGGGCACGATAACTTTACCCTGACTATCCTGGATTCAAGCGTTCCTCGAAGGCGTTTATTGAACCTTGGAAACAACGAAAACCTGGAGCTTCCACGGGTCATAGCGAGCTTAGGTTCTCCTGATTTTGAGCAATTCAAATCGCCCGAGGGGTTTGAGGTTTTGATGGCTCATAAACTGGTAAGGCTTAAAAACGATCAAACCGTCCTGGTCATGCTGTCGCTTGATAGAAAGAGCGATGCCGCACTCCTCAACGCTTACGTCAAATCCACGATCATCGCGTTACCTTTTATCCTGCTGCTGGTGGGCGGGTGCGCTTGGTTAATTGTCCATCGTGGATTAAAACCACTCCGAGCTTTTCGCAAGGTGGCTGAGCGCGTATCCGCGAGGGATCTTTCCCATCGAATGAAAGTGACCAATCTGCCGGATGAGTTGCGGGACTTGGCCCATGCCGTCAATTTCATGCTTCACCGGCTGGATGGAGATGTGCAACAGCTCGCCCAGTTTTCAGACGACTTGGCCCACGAACTTCGATCTCCAATGAACAACCTCATGGGCAAAGCGCAAGTCACCTTATCTAGGGAGCGCCCGCCAGCAGAGTACAAACGGGTTCTTGAATCCTGTACAGAAGAACTTGAGCGACTGTCGCGCATGGTGTCTCAGATGCTTTTCCTCGCAAGTGTCAGCCAACCGCAGGCACCGATTGCCTTTACCACCATTGATTTGAAAGAAGAGGCCGAAAAGGTTGCTGAACTGTTCTCACTGGCAGCCGACGAGAAAGATATGGAGTTATTGGTTGAGGGCACAGCACAGACCCAAGGAGATCGGCTCATGATTCAGCGAGCCATCTCAAACTTGCTGTCCAACGCCATTAGACACGGCGTCCCCGGCAGCGCCATCACTATTTCCCTGGACATGCGCGGGGACGAAGTGTGCCTTGACGTACGCAATTTAGGTGAGGGCATTGAAGCAGTTCACCTGCCTCGCGTTTTTGATCGTTTCTACCGGGTTCATGCCAGCCGTGCTCGTCAGCAAGGGGGGACAGGGTTGGGACTCGCGATCGTCCGCTCGATCATGAGCCTGCATGGGGGGCGTGTCGCGGTTGAAAGCATGCTAGGAACCATCACGACGTTCAGCCTTATTTTTCCTAAGACGGTCTGGCCAAAGCGGGCACGTGCGGCTCCCTGA
- a CDS encoding DUF411 domain-containing protein yields the protein MPLNLFKNAGLAASIAMAIGFSAELRADAGKSIDVYRDPNCSCCTKWISYLKDKGYTVRDHEEENMSAVKEKLGVPANLGSCHTGVVNGRFVDGHVPVEQIAELTKRSDLIGAAAPGMPVGSPGMESGGRRSAYQIMGLKKSGDEVVLADYPSQ from the coding sequence ATGCCCCTCAACCTCTTCAAAAATGCCGGCCTTGCTGCATCGATTGCTATGGCGATAGGTTTCTCTGCCGAACTGCGGGCCGATGCCGGAAAATCGATAGATGTGTATCGAGATCCGAACTGTAGTTGCTGCACCAAGTGGATTTCTTATTTAAAGGATAAAGGTTACACCGTGAGGGATCATGAAGAAGAAAACATGAGTGCCGTGAAAGAAAAACTGGGTGTACCTGCCAACCTCGGGTCATGCCACACAGGTGTGGTAAACGGCAGGTTTGTTGACGGTCACGTGCCAGTGGAGCAGATTGCAGAACTCACCAAACGCTCGGATCTGATCGGCGCTGCTGCGCCCGGAATGCCTGTGGGGTCGCCGGGAATGGAATCAGGCGGACGTCGAAGCGCCTATCAAATCATGGGCCTGAAGAAATCTGGAGATGAAGTCGTTCTGGCGGATTACCCATCACAATGA
- a CDS encoding ATP-binding protein has translation MEARCGENWGSIEFKASRGIDRNTVMTLGECEWLARRQNEIITGATGTGKTWLACALGNQACRLGRPTLYRTATKLFEEISFSYADHTMPKLRRQLIRAELLIIDDLGIGGIDDQLGPFLLDVIDQQSQNGSLLITSQYPKEKWYDLFYDPTIADAILDRIVHKSHVIELKGESMQRGKKPKRN, from the coding sequence GTGGAAGCGCGCTGTGGAGAGAACTGGGGTAGCATTGAATTCAAAGCGTCTCGTGGAATAGACCGAAACACCGTCATGACCTTAGGAGAGTGCGAATGGCTAGCGCGACGTCAGAACGAGATCATCACCGGCGCTACAGGAACGGGAAAAACCTGGCTCGCCTGCGCACTTGGCAACCAGGCTTGTCGTCTCGGACGACCAACGCTGTATCGCACCGCCACCAAGCTTTTTGAAGAAATATCGTTTTCTTATGCCGACCACACCATGCCGAAGCTGCGCCGACAATTGATACGCGCGGAGTTGCTGATTATCGATGATCTAGGTATCGGGGGCATCGATGATCAGTTAGGCCCGTTTCTCCTGGACGTAATCGACCAGCAGTCACAAAACGGATCATTGTTGATCACTAGCCAGTATCCAAAAGAGAAGTGGTACGACTTGTTCTACGACCCAACGATTGCCGATGCGATTCTTGACCGAATCGTCCACAAGTCTCACGTCATCGAATTAAAAGGAGAATCGATGCAGCGGGGTAAAAAGCCTAAACGCAATTAG
- a CDS encoding 3'-5' exonuclease, translating into MNPDELYVSVDVETSGPIPGEYSLLSIGACLVDQPATSIYLELRPDSPKHDPEALAVSGLSLEKLEREGLTPQQAMLTFGEWLKSCCQTGQKVIFVGLNAPFDWSFVNYYFHKYLETNPFGFTAIDMKAYFMGAVGCSWQETKSSKMTAALKPLSEPNHNALDDARFQAELFALMLAGKGNR; encoded by the coding sequence ATGAACCCTGATGAGCTTTATGTTTCCGTCGACGTCGAGACTTCTGGACCTATACCAGGCGAATACAGTCTGCTTTCCATTGGAGCTTGCCTTGTAGATCAACCTGCCACGTCCATCTATCTTGAACTACGACCTGACAGTCCAAAACACGACCCAGAAGCACTGGCAGTATCGGGGCTGAGTCTGGAGAAGCTGGAGCGCGAAGGACTCACTCCGCAACAGGCGATGCTGACATTTGGTGAATGGCTGAAATCATGCTGCCAAACGGGACAGAAGGTCATTTTCGTAGGACTCAATGCACCGTTTGACTGGTCATTCGTCAACTACTACTTCCACAAATACTTGGAAACCAACCCCTTTGGATTTACCGCTATCGACATGAAGGCCTACTTCATGGGAGCTGTAGGTTGCAGCTGGCAGGAAACAAAATCATCCAAGATGACCGCTGCGCTGAAGCCACTCAGCGAACCGAACCATAACGCCTTGGATGATGCTCGCTTTCAGGCAGAGCTCTTCGCGCTAATGCTTGCGGGTAAAGGTAACCGCTGA
- a CDS encoding Mov34/MPN/PAD-1 family protein: protein MTDIAWRWRWAEVDSELLVSQAVADILDSHRQGLFGVERGGQLFVSPVNPKGLLLALATLPHCADRSGWSWLELDAERCRQEIQAANEQGLRLVGYWHTHPQSVPVISPADIGSFFRFAARYTQDLPHPIAIIVGKSEKPEGIKAWSFRGGRYVEATWLR, encoded by the coding sequence ATGACGGATATCGCTTGGCGCTGGAGATGGGCGGAGGTGGATTCCGAGCTATTGGTGTCGCAAGCTGTCGCGGACATCTTGGATAGTCATCGGCAGGGCCTTTTTGGCGTGGAGCGAGGGGGACAGTTATTCGTCAGCCCGGTTAATCCGAAAGGGTTGCTGCTGGCCTTGGCCACGTTGCCTCATTGCGCCGATCGGTCAGGCTGGTCTTGGCTAGAGTTGGATGCGGAGCGGTGCCGTCAGGAGATCCAAGCTGCCAACGAACAAGGGTTACGTCTGGTGGGCTATTGGCATACGCATCCCCAATCTGTCCCGGTGATTTCTCCGGCAGACATAGGAAGTTTTTTCAGATTTGCTGCGCGTTATACGCAGGATCTGCCGCACCCAATAGCCATTATCGTTGGCAAGTCCGAAAAACCAGAAGGCATCAAGGCGTGGTCGTTCAGGGGCGGCAGATATGTTGAGGCAACTTGGCTTAGATAA
- a CDS encoding ThiF family adenylyltransferase, protein MDALADPIKTPLQRGIAALRNTLGQDAADALLQPAPMRADEAACFHFPLPIDYTGQERRLRIGFPSNFPRGLLRLNVEPSPWLVWPHATKSGLCLHGFQERPIMGSPEVVVEDSLARLAQIVSLSKMGSSQTTRDIEFQNEITTYWSFQHGQSFQNLLLLDRPQTASQLFALSDPRRAVPSGQETVWLASNIAALKGHYRRVVGRSAVIRAAETPGFYVKLQTYPDIRTPDPEDLLLWLTPHLQPDDAEQLLAWFELHGTLASRWIVLELPGGTDAPTYCLNVRSLGVQQERGAKFGLRTARRRPAIANAHPPALVRATALDVLDRASILSRDISGTAKHLENARVVCVGVGSLGSAVAIQLARSGVGHLTLIDPDTLVSANLGRHVLGADSLGRLKASALRDKILLDLPTTECTAYSTFAEVVMSSKPEVFDNADLVVITTADWQSEVTVWRAKSSGVSWGLLQAWSEPYTQVGHALFAPAGIFDGRHLFTDIGDFLHKFTEWPGGGVVPLPACGESFIPGGSLGMTNIASMVSHTALRALTGNIGTASWVSSIYRPEDVPSLGGQYHGPKLPEGAQQLLLERGWPEHRDETV, encoded by the coding sequence TTGGACGCCTTGGCTGATCCTATTAAGACGCCATTGCAGCGCGGAATCGCGGCACTGCGAAACACCCTAGGTCAGGATGCGGCCGATGCATTGCTCCAGCCCGCACCCATGCGGGCTGACGAAGCGGCGTGCTTTCACTTCCCCTTGCCCATCGATTACACGGGGCAGGAGCGGCGACTGCGTATAGGTTTCCCCTCCAACTTTCCCCGTGGGCTCTTGCGGCTGAACGTCGAACCTTCTCCATGGCTGGTTTGGCCGCATGCCACCAAGTCGGGGCTTTGTCTTCATGGCTTTCAGGAGCGCCCCATTATGGGCTCCCCGGAGGTCGTGGTAGAGGACAGCCTTGCGCGCTTGGCCCAGATCGTTTCGTTGTCCAAAATGGGATCAAGCCAGACAACGCGCGATATCGAATTTCAGAATGAGATCACTACCTACTGGTCTTTTCAGCACGGTCAGTCATTCCAGAACCTCTTACTTTTGGATCGACCTCAGACCGCCTCGCAGTTGTTTGCTCTCAGCGATCCGCGCCGGGCTGTGCCATCCGGTCAGGAAACGGTTTGGCTAGCATCGAACATAGCTGCACTCAAAGGGCATTACCGACGGGTTGTCGGGCGCTCCGCTGTCATTCGCGCGGCCGAAACTCCCGGTTTTTACGTCAAGCTTCAGACTTATCCGGATATCCGCACCCCGGATCCAGAAGATTTATTGCTGTGGCTAACGCCACACCTTCAACCAGACGATGCCGAGCAATTGCTGGCATGGTTTGAGCTGCATGGAACGTTGGCGAGTCGATGGATTGTCCTGGAGCTTCCTGGGGGGACGGATGCTCCAACTTATTGCCTCAATGTGCGCTCGCTTGGCGTACAGCAAGAGCGGGGGGCAAAGTTTGGCTTGCGCACAGCGCGCCGCCGGCCAGCCATAGCAAATGCACATCCTCCGGCACTCGTCCGCGCAACTGCCCTAGACGTGCTTGATCGTGCGTCCATTCTGTCCCGCGATATAAGCGGCACAGCAAAGCACCTTGAAAATGCTCGGGTCGTTTGTGTTGGCGTTGGCTCGTTAGGCAGTGCGGTGGCAATACAGTTGGCACGCTCCGGTGTCGGCCACCTTACCCTCATCGATCCTGACACTTTGGTGTCAGCCAATCTGGGTAGGCACGTTCTGGGAGCGGATAGCCTAGGGAGGCTGAAAGCCTCAGCGTTGAGGGACAAGATTCTGTTAGATCTTCCGACTACAGAATGCACCGCTTATTCGACTTTTGCAGAAGTAGTGATGAGCAGCAAACCAGAAGTGTTCGATAACGCAGATCTTGTCGTGATTACGACAGCAGACTGGCAGTCGGAGGTCACTGTATGGCGAGCCAAATCCAGCGGCGTTTCTTGGGGACTTTTACAAGCCTGGAGCGAACCTTATACCCAGGTGGGCCACGCACTATTCGCACCAGCCGGTATCTTTGATGGCCGTCATTTATTCACGGACATCGGCGATTTTCTTCATAAGTTTACAGAGTGGCCGGGAGGAGGTGTGGTTCCACTGCCCGCGTGTGGGGAGAGCTTTATTCCAGGCGGGTCGCTGGGTATGACCAATATTGCCTCTATGGTGTCGCACACGGCTTTACGCGCATTGACCGGCAACATCGGCACTGCATCTTGGGTCAGCAGCATCTACAGGCCTGAAGATGTGCCGAGCCTAGGAGGCCAATACCATGGGCCCAAGCTGCCAGAGGGGGCGCAGCAACTCTTACTCGAGCGCGGATGGCCGGAACATAGGGATGAAACTGTATGA
- a CDS encoding nucleotidyltransferase: MLLSNEQTKRSSWEYFLLRAAREISLSEAQYEKINDRYSQLEKILSASDNPLLAEAHIFVQGSMRLKTTIKPIPGAPADLDTIDADAIIWLPHAQGAGAKEVLEAIEQRFREGSRVQEEVKQLRRGIRIVYADENPGFHIDVTPARAINGNGEANGEGKLEVPDRITGWKASSPIPYSNWLQVASAQKISMESLAIAKSQRMLDAATQDPLPHYQDYIDLDPLRATIKLLKRHRDEWAIKTRSADTRPISAVITTLATHAYLDVVKESQSKPLAPLDAILEIVRRMPQHIAQRGSDFFVCNPADNGENFAEKWNRPGEGQGYRQSFAKWHADASASVSLGLESFESNDSFAEAVKKNFGIAPALITVVNNEIPANWTMPGRPDGTTRNSASMGSLFGGASGGGTSQSSVKPVGRLG, translated from the coding sequence ATGCTTTTGAGCAACGAACAGACCAAGCGCAGCAGTTGGGAATATTTTCTGCTTCGCGCCGCGCGGGAAATCTCGCTGTCGGAGGCGCAGTACGAAAAAATCAACGACCGCTACTCCCAACTGGAAAAAATCCTTTCGGCTTCTGACAATCCGTTGCTCGCTGAGGCCCATATCTTCGTTCAGGGCTCAATGCGGCTGAAAACCACCATCAAGCCAATTCCCGGCGCGCCTGCGGATCTGGACACCATTGATGCGGACGCGATTATCTGGCTCCCTCACGCTCAAGGCGCTGGTGCGAAGGAAGTTCTAGAGGCGATTGAACAGCGTTTTAGAGAAGGCTCCCGCGTTCAGGAGGAAGTTAAGCAACTACGTCGTGGTATTCGGATCGTTTATGCCGACGAAAATCCAGGTTTCCACATTGATGTCACACCTGCCCGCGCGATCAACGGAAATGGCGAAGCAAACGGCGAGGGTAAGCTGGAGGTTCCGGATCGGATCACAGGGTGGAAAGCAAGCAGCCCTATTCCTTACTCGAATTGGTTGCAGGTTGCTTCGGCCCAGAAAATCTCTATGGAAAGCTTGGCAATTGCCAAAAGCCAGCGAATGCTTGATGCCGCGACACAAGATCCTTTGCCGCATTATCAGGACTACATCGATCTAGATCCCCTGCGTGCGACCATAAAGCTGCTTAAGCGGCATCGCGATGAATGGGCCATCAAAACAAGGAGCGCTGATACTCGCCCCATATCTGCTGTTATCACCACTTTGGCCACTCACGCGTACCTAGATGTCGTGAAGGAGTCCCAGTCGAAGCCTTTGGCACCGCTCGATGCAATTTTGGAAATCGTTCGCAGAATGCCGCAGCACATCGCGCAAAGAGGTAGCGATTTCTTTGTCTGCAACCCTGCCGATAATGGCGAAAACTTTGCAGAGAAGTGGAATCGACCGGGTGAGGGGCAAGGCTATCGTCAATCATTTGCCAAGTGGCATGCGGACGCCAGTGCATCTGTGTCATTGGGTTTGGAAAGTTTTGAATCCAACGATTCCTTTGCCGAGGCAGTGAAAAAGAATTTCGGTATTGCACCGGCACTCATTACGGTAGTGAACAATGAGATCCCTGCGAATTGGACGATGCCCGGCCGACCGGATGGCACTACTCGAAACTCTGCTTCGATGGGTTCGCTCTTCGGAGGGGCCAGCGGTGGCGGAACCTCTCAGTCGAGCGTAAAGCCAGTTGGACGCCTTGGCTGA
- a CDS encoding SAVED domain-containing protein, producing the protein MAEPEDAKPAIGRFNTNDETKRIVWTQTAGHCELCGTDLTFDYRAGKPMKWGEVAHILPASPKGPRGRADHDAEAHTNDTANLMLLCPGCHDKIDRDADGYPENDLSGLHQAYLERIRIAATTPDGGRAIPLIVQSQHFQTINDIPVRDLLTAMSAEGLTAFDQGIKIAFPAPGPRGRDAAYWQNVKDSIQYELEQQLKRRGGTYGDSPALAVVGLADIPALMMLGQSIGDRSKRLIFSFHREHLLRWPDQCAEPPSFLFTPPPNGDGPLALVLSISAQVPVRDVTDALPGACIAELSIPEPSYAMVQNRRVIHAFRDALQIRLSQLDALTPDPIHVFAAIPAALAIEFGALLTTQHQHTYLIFDRDKENQDRFTQTLQLGSVAQEAM; encoded by the coding sequence ATGGCAGAACCAGAAGACGCTAAGCCCGCGATTGGGCGCTTTAACACGAATGATGAGACGAAGCGGATCGTATGGACACAGACCGCTGGTCATTGCGAACTGTGCGGCACAGATCTAACGTTCGACTATCGTGCCGGCAAGCCAATGAAATGGGGCGAAGTGGCGCATATCCTACCCGCCAGTCCCAAGGGGCCTCGGGGACGCGCGGATCATGATGCTGAGGCGCACACGAACGATACTGCTAACCTGATGCTCCTGTGCCCAGGCTGTCATGACAAAATTGATCGTGACGCAGACGGTTATCCTGAAAATGATTTGAGTGGTTTACACCAAGCATACCTAGAGCGCATCCGAATCGCCGCAACGACCCCTGATGGTGGCAGAGCGATTCCTCTCATTGTTCAGAGTCAGCATTTCCAGACGATCAACGATATTCCCGTTCGCGATCTATTGACTGCGATGTCTGCGGAGGGATTAACCGCCTTCGATCAAGGCATCAAAATTGCCTTCCCTGCGCCCGGACCGCGCGGCAGGGACGCTGCCTATTGGCAGAACGTCAAAGACAGCATCCAGTATGAGCTGGAGCAGCAACTCAAGCGTCGGGGCGGCACCTATGGCGACTCGCCCGCGCTAGCAGTAGTAGGCTTGGCCGATATCCCAGCTTTGATGATGTTGGGCCAGAGCATCGGCGATCGTTCCAAACGCTTAATCTTCTCTTTTCACCGCGAGCATCTTTTGCGCTGGCCCGATCAGTGTGCTGAGCCGCCCAGTTTTCTGTTCACGCCTCCACCCAACGGCGATGGTCCACTGGCGTTGGTGCTCTCCATTTCTGCACAAGTTCCAGTTCGCGACGTGACCGACGCTCTACCCGGTGCATGTATTGCAGAGCTGTCGATCCCTGAACCAAGCTACGCGATGGTACAGAACCGTCGGGTGATTCATGCCTTTCGCGACGCACTCCAAATACGACTGAGTCAGCTTGATGCTCTGACTCCTGATCCTATCCACGTCTTCGCTGCCATTCCTGCGGCACTGGCCATCGAGTTTGGCGCGTTGCTCACAACGCAGCATCAACATACGTACCTGATCTTCGATCGGGACAAAGAAAACCAAGATCGGTTTACGCAAACACTGCAATTGGGCTCGGTGGCCCAGGAGGCTATGTAA
- a CDS encoding AbrB/MazE/SpoVT family DNA-binding domain-containing protein, whose product MVTNAEPTSSRTLVLTHRNGVMAAFAFWKMLMGNGADQSVCCSTSGEAENRPKADGSDYHASTGLGIASIMNRSYQDQIVENIMIEAQRWNVKCQNPTDGSGDVIVDLPADLLVSMGLSIGDELTIEVVDGAIVLTPKSKDQTIP is encoded by the coding sequence GTGGTGACCAATGCTGAGCCAACTTCGAGCAGGACGCTTGTTTTGACTCATCGAAACGGAGTGATGGCAGCTTTCGCTTTCTGGAAAATGCTGATGGGTAATGGCGCTGACCAAAGCGTATGTTGCAGCACTTCGGGAGAGGCAGAAAATCGGCCAAAAGCAGACGGCAGTGATTATCACGCTTCAACCGGCTTAGGCATCGCGAGCATAATGAATCGTTCCTACCAAGACCAAATCGTGGAAAATATTATGATCGAAGCTCAGCGCTGGAACGTGAAATGTCAAAATCCTACAGATGGAAGTGGAGACGTCATCGTTGACTTACCTGCTGACCTACTCGTGAGCATGGGACTCAGTATCGGCGATGAATTGACCATTGAAGTGGTCGACGGAGCAATTGTTTTAACTCCTAAGTCGAAGGATCAAACTATCCCCTGA